From one Humulus lupulus chromosome 8, drHumLupu1.1, whole genome shotgun sequence genomic stretch:
- the LOC133797150 gene encoding AP-4 complex subunit sigma codes for MGIRFILMVNKQGQTRLAQYYEYLTLEERRALEGEIVRKCLARTEQQCSFVEHRNYKIIYRRYASLFFLVGVDNDENELAILEFIHLLVETMDRHFGNVCELDIMFHLEKAHFMLEEMVMNGCVVETSKSNILAPIQLMDKTY; via the exons ATGGGGATCAGATTCATCTTGATGGTCAACAAGCAGGGCCAGACCCGTCTTGCCCAGTACTACGAGTATCTCACCCTCGAAGAAAGGCGTGCTCTTGAGGGTGAAATCGTTCGCAAATGTCTCGCCCGCACCGAGCAAcag TGCTCATTTGTTGAACATAGGAACTACAAAATTATATACAGACGATACGCCTCGCTGTTTTTCCTTGTTGGAGTTGACAATGATGAG AATGAACTTGCAATTTTGGAATTCATTCATCTATTAGTTGAAACCATGGACCGCCATTTTGGCAATGTG TGTGAGTTAGATATCATGTTCCACTTGGAAAAAGCACATTTCATGCTTGAGGAAATGGTGATGAATGGATGTGTGGTGGAGACAAGCAAGAGTAACATTCTAGCACCAATACAACTGATGGACAAGACGTATTAA